One segment of bacterium DNA contains the following:
- a CDS encoding ATP-binding protein: MFPKERLKEIIVGNGEFILNQVGTIIKREGLYLPEGLNKVIVLYGVRRSGKTFILYDLFRTFQDSALYIDFEDERLIDFKVSDFEILKEAFLELNPHLINKPKTFLFDEIQNIKDWERFARRAVEKEKITLFVSGSSSKIMPEEIHTSLRGRAWSIQINPFSFKEYLKTQNILSNKDFIYTEKKILIKNHFKDYLRWGGFPEIILGKGEFEKGKILKEYLGSIFFKDLVERFRINNIPLLERLIDALFSSFSQRFSLSSFYKQYKDKLPFSKDSLFSYHKYLLESMLIFEVRKFTTSSYKRMRNPAKLYLVDTGITRRITQQDLGRLLENIVFLELRKYTENIFYFEEERECDFVVNKDDRLFAYQVCYELNEENRIRELEGLVSATLHIGLKEGCILTYDQEEELYKDGVRIRIMPVWKWVIEDANPT; encoded by the coding sequence ATGTTCCCAAAAGAAAGACTCAAAGAAATCATAGTAGGTAATGGCGAATTTATCTTAAACCAGGTAGGCACAATTATCAAAAGGGAAGGGCTTTATCTTCCAGAAGGATTAAATAAGGTCATTGTATTATACGGAGTAAGGAGAAGCGGTAAAACATTCATCCTTTATGATTTATTCAGAACCTTCCAAGATTCTGCCTTGTATATTGATTTTGAGGATGAAAGATTGATTGATTTTAAGGTAAGTGATTTTGAAATCCTAAAAGAGGCTTTTTTAGAACTTAATCCACATCTTATAAATAAACCAAAAACATTTCTCTTCGACGAGATACAAAACATAAAGGATTGGGAAAGATTTGCCAGGCGAGCGGTTGAAAAAGAGAAAATAACCCTATTTGTAAGTGGTTCATCCTCTAAAATTATGCCAGAAGAGATACATACATCCCTGAGGGGAAGGGCATGGAGCATACAGATAAATCCATTTTCTTTCAAAGAATACCTCAAAACCCAAAATATCTTGTCAAACAAAGACTTTATTTATACAGAGAAGAAAATACTCATCAAAAACCATTTTAAAGATTACTTAAGATGGGGTGGTTTCCCAGAGATTATCTTAGGAAAGGGTGAGTTTGAGAAAGGTAAAATATTAAAGGAATATCTTGGCTCAATATTCTTTAAAGATTTAGTGGAAAGATTCAGAATAAATAATATCCCTCTTTTGGAACGATTAATCGATGCTCTATTTTCCTCATTCTCCCAAAGATTTTCACTCTCCTCTTTTTATAAGCAATATAAAGATAAACTTCCCTTCTCAAAGGATAGCCTGTTTAGTTATCATAAATACCTTCTTGAAAGTATGCTTATCTTTGAGGTAAGAAAATTTACTACATCTTCTTATAAAAGGATGAGGAATCCGGCTAAACTATATTTGGTAGATACAGGCATTACAAGAAGGATAACTCAACAAGACCTGGGTAGATTGTTAGAGAACATAGTCTTTTTAGAGTTAAGAAAATATACAGAGAATATCTTTTATTTTGAAGAGGAAAGGGAATGTGATTTTGTGGTAAATAAGGATGATAGACTATTTGCCTATCAGGTGTGTTATGAACTGAATGAAGAAAATAGAATCAGGGAATTGGAGGGATTAGTATCAGCTACACTACACATAGGATTAAAAGAGGGATGTATTTTAACCTATGACCAGGAGGAAGAATTATATAAGGATGGCGTCAGGATAAGGATAATGCCTGTCTGGAAATGGGTTATCGAAGATGCCAATCCTACTTAA